A DNA window from Lepidochelys kempii isolate rLepKem1 chromosome 9, rLepKem1.hap2, whole genome shotgun sequence contains the following coding sequences:
- the LOC140916996 gene encoding G-protein coupled receptor 55-like, translating into MNASNFSKECDFEHADTIMKYFQMVIYIPTFILGLILNLLALWVFCCFWKKWTESSIYMINLALMDLLLLFSLPFKMYYSIQKRHWFLCTFMESVYFVTMYGSIFLIACISLDRYIAIRHPFQARIFRSPKRAGMTCCCIWVVVWLGSIPMYNLKNTDNFRCFHNMSDQTWSMPVILSVEIFGFLIPFTVMVYCSVKIIQTLLKDKNQQKKRAEQVTSVWIIAANLTVFMVCFTPVHLGIFLQFLVRQHIIVDCRVKQSISLFIQVAMCLANVNCCLDAICYYFTAKEFRKKTYFRT; encoded by the coding sequence ATGAATGCCAGCAACTTCAGCAAGGAATGCGACTTTGAGCATGCTGATACCATAATGAAATATTTCCAGATGGTGATCTACATACCTACTTTCATTCTTGGTTTGATTCTCAATTTGCTAGCCCTATGGGTTTTCTGCTGCTTCTGGAAGAAATGGACAGAATCATCAATCTACATGATAAACCTTGCTCTTATggatcttcttcttcttttctctcttcctttcaagATGTACTACTCCATACAAAAGAGGCACTGGTTCTTGTGCACATTTATGGAATCAGTCTATTTTGTCACTATGTATGGAAGTATTTTCCTCATTGCCTGCATTAGCTTGGACAGATATATTGCTATCAGGCACCCTTTCCAAGCTAGGATTTTCCGATCCCCTAAGAGGGCAGGCATGACATGCTGCTGCATTTGGGTTGTAGTTTGGCTTGGCAGCATCCCCATGTATAACTTAAAAAACACTGACAATTTCAGATGCTTCCACAATATGTCAGATCAGACATGGAGCATGCCAGTCATCCTTTCTGTTGAAATCTTTGGATTTCTCATCCCATTTACTGTGATGGTTTATTGTTCTGTTAAGATCATCCAGACTCTTCTAAAAgataaaaaccaacaaaaaaagaGGGCTGAGCAAGTTACCAGTGTATGGATCATTGCAGCCAATCTCACCGTGTTCATGGTTTGCTTCACACCAGTCCATCTGGGGATCTTTCTGCAGTTCCTGGTAAGGCAGCACATCATTGTGGACTGCCGTGTGAAACAAAGCATTAGCCTCTTCATTCAGGTGGCAATGTGTTTAGCCAATGTCAACTGCTGTCTGGATGCTATCTGTTACTACTTTACTGCAAAAGAATTTCGCAAGAAAACTTACTTCAGGACTTAG
- the LOC140917273 gene encoding tubulin alpha-3 chain codes for MRECISIHVGQAGVQIGNACWELYCLEHGIQPDGQMPSDKTIGGGDDSFNTFFSETGAGKHVPRAVFVDLEPTVVDEVRTGTYRQLFHPEQLITGKEDAANNYARGHYTIGKEIVDLVLDRIRKLADLCTGLQGFLIFHSFGGGTGSGFASLLMERLSVDYGKKSKLEFAIYPAPQVSTAVVEPYNSILTTHTTLEHSDCAFMVDNEAIYDICRRNLDIERPTYTNLNRLIGQIVSSITASLRFDGALNVDLTEFQTNLVPYPRIHFPLATYAPVISAEKAYHEQLSVAEITNACFEPANQMVKCDPRHGKYMACCMLYRGDVVPKDVNAAIATIKTKRTIQFVDWCPTGFKVGINYQPPTVVPGGDLAKVQRAVCMLSNTTAIAEAWARLDHKFDLMYAKRAFVHWYVGEGMEEGEFSEAREDLAALEKDYEEVGVDSVEAEAEEGEEY; via the exons ATG CGTGAATGTATCTCTATCCATGTTGGTCAAGCTGGTGTTCAGATtggcaatgcatgctgggaattaTATTGTCTTGAACATGGAATCCAGCCTGATGGTCAGATGCCCAGTGACAAAACCATTGGAGGTGGAGATGATTCATTCAATACTTTCTTCAGTGAGACAGGGGCTGGTAAACATGTGCCCAGAGCTGTATTTGTGGACCTTGAACCAACTGTGGTTG ATGAAGTACGTACAGGCACTTACAGGCAACTATTCCATCCTGAACAGCTCATTACTGGGAAAGAGGATGCGGCTAATAATTATGCCAGAGGCCATTACACCATTGGAAAAGAGATTGTTGATCTAGTGCTAGATCGCATTCGCAAGCTG GCTGATCTGTGCACAGGGCTGCAGGGATTCCTCATCTTCCATAGTTTTGGAGGAGGCACTGGCTCTGGATTTGCATCTCTACTCATGGAAAGGCTTTCTGTTGATTATGGCAAAAAGTCCAAACTAGAGTTTGCAATTTACCCAGCACCACAGGTTTCTACTGCTGTAGTGGAACCCTACAACTCCATCCTAACTACGCACACAACATTGGAGCATTCTGACTGTGCCTTCATGGTAGACAATGAAGCCATTTATGATATATGTCGTCGCAATCTAGACATTGAGCGTCCTACTTACACCAACCTAAATCGACTCATTGGGCAAATTGTCTCATCCATCACAGCTTCACTGCGTTTTGATGGAGCTCTCAATGTAGATCTGACCGAGTTCCAGACCAATCTTGTCCCATACCCACGAATCCATTTCCCACTGGCAACATATGCACCTGTCATCTCTGCTGAAAAAGCATACCATGAGCAGTTGTCTGTGGCTGAAATTACCAATGCTTGTTTTGAGCCAGCCAACCAGATGGTAAAATGTGACCCTCGCCATGGCAAGTATATGGCCTGCTGTATGTTATACAGGGGTGATGTTGTTCCCAAAGATGTTAATGCAGCCATTGCCACTATCAAGACTAAGCGAACAATTCAGTTTGTGGATTGGTGTCCAACTGGATTCAAG GTGGGCATTAACTACCAACCTCCCACTGTAGTGCCAGGAGGCGACTTGGCCAAGGTGCAGCGTGCTGTGTGTATGTTGAGTAATACAACTGCTATTGCAGAAGCCTGGGCACGTCTTGACCATAAATTTGATTTGATGTATGCTAAGCGTGCCTTTGTACACTGGTATGTTGGagaagggatggaggaaggagAATTTTCTGAAGCCCGGGAAGATTTGGCTGCGCTTGAGAAAGATTATGAAGAAGTGGGTGTAGATTCTGTGGAAGCAGAAGCTGAAGAAGGGGAGGAATATTAA